A single genomic interval of Nitrosomonadales bacterium harbors:
- the tsaE gene encoding tRNA (adenosine(37)-N6)-threonylcarbamoyltransferase complex ATPase subunit type 1 TsaE, producing MVVYLNGDLGAGKTTLVRGMLNALGHAGRVKSPTYTLVETYHANGLDLCHFDLYRLHDANEWEAAGFRDEFDGHNIFLIEWPEKAQGLVPLADIKINLAIPAQGRKATIHANTEMGKRCLEQL from the coding sequence ATGGTGGTCTATCTGAACGGCGATCTCGGCGCGGGTAAGACCACACTGGTACGCGGCATGCTGAACGCTCTGGGCCATGCCGGCCGGGTGAAAAGCCCTACCTATACGCTGGTTGAGACATACCACGCCAACGGGTTAGACTTGTGCCACTTTGACCTGTACCGCCTGCACGATGCGAACGAATGGGAAGCAGCCGGATTCCGCGATGAATTCGACGGTCATAACATCTTCCTCATCGAGTGGCCGGAAAAGGCGCAAGGATTGGTTCCGCTGGCCGATATTAAAATCAATCTGGCAATTCCGGCGCAAGGTCGCAAAGCGACGATCCATGCCAACACTGAAATGGGCAAACGATGCTTAGAGCAGTTGTAA